AGTGTGTTGTTTCATGAAGAAGCACTTGCCGCAACTAAAAGCGGTAAGCCCGCTATTATCCCGGGAGATCCTGAAGGAAGTGAAATGATCAAAAGACTACTTAGTAAAGATCCGGAACTCAGAATGCCTTATCAGCATGAAGCTTTGAATGAGGAAGAAATTGACCTTTTTAAACGTTGGATCAAACAAGGAGCAAAGTGGGGAGACCATTGGGCTTATCTTCCTGTCAAAGAAGTAGAAGTCCCTGATGTATCAGAAGACTGGGTAAGGAATGACATCGATAAATTCATTTATGCAAAGCTGGAAGAAAAGAAAATGAAACCTTCCACAGAAGCAGATAAAGCAACCTTATTAAGGAGGGTAAGTCTTGACCTGATTGGCCTGGCGCCTTCATATCAGGTGATGCGTCAATACCTCAATAGTAAAGACAGCGATAAAGCCTATGAAACGCTTGTCGATTCTTTGATGAATTCTCCTCGTTTTGGCGAAAAATGGGCTTCCATGTGGTTAGATGTTGCCAGGTACGCAGATACCAAAGGTTATGAATCTGATGGCGGCAGAGAAGTTTGGAAATACCGGGATTGGGTAATTAAAGCCTTCAATCAGGATAAACCCTATAATCAGTTTATTACCGAACAAATTGCCGGAGATTTTTTGATCAATCCCACAGATGAACAATACATCGCCACCGCTTTCCACAGAAATACCATGACCAATGATGAAGGAGGAACAAACAATGAAGAGTTCCGGGTTTCTGCTGTCCTGGACCGGGTGAATACGACCTGGGAAGGTTTATTGAGTACCACATTTGCCTGTGTACAATGTCATAGCCATCCATATGACCCTTTTAAACATGATGAGTTTTATAAGTTTATGGCTTATTTTAACAATACCAGAGATGAAGACCTGGCGTCTGAATATCCTTTACTGAGACAATACGATGATTCTTTGCAAAGAAAGCTTACTGGCTTGACTTCCTGGATAACACAAAATGCAGGAAAGGAAAAAGCAGCGGAAGTATACAAGTTCCTTAAAACCGGACAACCCAGTATTAATTCTACAACTACAGACAGTCTGAAGAATGCGGTAATTGGAAACAATAATATTGCCTTATTTTTCAAGAATAATGCGGTGGCGCGTATCCCGCAGGTAGACTTAAAAGGGGTAAGGCAAATGATTTATCGCTATTCTTCCAATTTGCCAGGTGGAAATATGAAATTGCGTTTAGCCCATCCCAATGGGCCGGTGATTGCTTCCTGGAAGGTTCCTTCAGGGGATCAATATCAGAACTTACAGGTCGAGATCAAACCTCAAAATGGGGTTCATGATATATACCTCAGTTATCAGAATCCGACAATTAAAAATAAAGATCAGTTCGCAGTATATTTTGACTGGTTTTATTTCTCGGATTCCTTTCCTGGTAAGACTAAACCTGGGTATGAGGAAAATAAAAAACTGTTTTGGACCTTGCTGAACTCAAACCCATCTTCAATTCCGGTGATGGTAGAAAATCCAGCCAACAGACAACGGAAAAGCTTTGTCTTTGAAAGAGGAGCATGGACCTCCAGAGGGAAAGAAGTGCAGGCGGGAGTGCCAAAAACGCTGGCTTATGCCATGCCTAAAAACGCACCTCAGAATAGAATGGGATTGGCTATGTGGTTAACTGATCCAAGAAATCCATTGCTCTCCCGTACCATGGTAAACCGGCTTTGGGAACAATTGTTCGGAACCGGAATTGTAGAAACACTGGAGGATATGGGAACCCAGGGAATGACGCCCACACATAAAGAAATGCTGGATCATTTGTCGTGGGAGTTCATGCACAAACATAAATGGAGTGTAAAGTCGATGCTGAAGGAAATGGTGATGAGCGCGACGTACAGACAGGATTCCAAACTTTCAGAAGAGGTTAAGGAAAAAGATTTATTCAATCATTACTATGCCAGAGGACCACGAACCCGTTTGAGTGCGGAACAGCTAAGGGATCAGCACTTAATGGCAAGTGGGGTCCTGAGTACCAAAATGTATGGACATGGTGTAATGCCATGGCAACCCGAAGGAATCTGGAATTCACCTTATAATGGTGCAAAATGGGAGAACTCAAAAGGGGAAGATCAATATAGAAGGGCAATTTATACTTATTGGAAAAGATCTGCACCATATCCTTCTATGATTGCATTTGATGGGGCGCAAAGAGTCGTTTGCAGTCCAAGACGAATTCGTACCAATACTCCCTTACAGGCATTGGTTACCCTGAATGATGAGGCTTACATAGAAATGGCACGTCACCTTGCAAATAGAATGGAACAGAAAGGTGGCAAAGATATCGGACAGCGGATCAGCAATGGGTATCAATGGATTATGTACAGACCTATTGCTACAGCTAAGCTCCAAATCCTGGATAAACTGTATATGCAAGCCTTTAATGACTATAAACATAATCCTGCGAAGATGGAAGAGATCCTTGGAACAGGAAATAAAGATAAAAAGCCGGAAAAAGCAGCTTTGGTAATTGTAGCGAATGCCATGTTGAATCTGGATGAGGTAGTGACCAAAAATTAAATAACGTCATGACAAGAGATGAATTAAATGCACATCGCCTGGTAAAAGAGGCTAAGGAAACAGAGTTGAGGTCTTTTACCCGCCGACATTTTTTAAAAGAAAGCGCAATGGGTCTGGGTGCTATTGCAATGGGTTCCTTATTGGGAGGTTGTAACTTTGGAGCTAAGACCAATAACCCGGTTTTATACGATCCAGCACATCCTTTATTGCCTAAGTCGCCGCCGTATTTTGGAAAGGCTAAAAGTGTCATCTATCTGCATATGGCCGGAGCACCTTCTCAACTGGAGCTTTTTGACTATAAACCGGAACTGGTGAAAATGGACGGTCAGGACTGCCCGCCTTCTCTTCTTG
This region of Pedobacter steynii genomic DNA includes:
- a CDS encoding DUF1553 domain-containing protein, producing the protein MKLFRSKKLLVILIILGVVVLGSFLMPSSDKVDFNTQIKPILNKKCISCHGGVKKQGGFSVLFHEEALAATKSGKPAIIPGDPEGSEMIKRLLSKDPELRMPYQHEALNEEEIDLFKRWIKQGAKWGDHWAYLPVKEVEVPDVSEDWVRNDIDKFIYAKLEEKKMKPSTEADKATLLRRVSLDLIGLAPSYQVMRQYLNSKDSDKAYETLVDSLMNSPRFGEKWASMWLDVARYADTKGYESDGGREVWKYRDWVIKAFNQDKPYNQFITEQIAGDFLINPTDEQYIATAFHRNTMTNDEGGTNNEEFRVSAVLDRVNTTWEGLLSTTFACVQCHSHPYDPFKHDEFYKFMAYFNNTRDEDLASEYPLLRQYDDSLQRKLTGLTSWITQNAGKEKAAEVYKFLKTGQPSINSTTTDSLKNAVIGNNNIALFFKNNAVARIPQVDLKGVRQMIYRYSSNLPGGNMKLRLAHPNGPVIASWKVPSGDQYQNLQVEIKPQNGVHDIYLSYQNPTIKNKDQFAVYFDWFYFSDSFPGKTKPGYEENKKLFWTLLNSNPSSIPVMVENPANRQRKSFVFERGAWTSRGKEVQAGVPKTLAYAMPKNAPQNRMGLAMWLTDPRNPLLSRTMVNRLWEQLFGTGIVETLEDMGTQGMTPTHKEMLDHLSWEFMHKHKWSVKSMLKEMVMSATYRQDSKLSEEVKEKDLFNHYYARGPRTRLSAEQLRDQHLMASGVLSTKMYGHGVMPWQPEGIWNSPYNGAKWENSKGEDQYRRAIYTYWKRSAPYPSMIAFDGAQRVVCSPRRIRTNTPLQALVTLNDEAYIEMARHLANRMEQKGGKDIGQRISNGYQWIMYRPIATAKLQILDKLYMQAFNDYKHNPAKMEEILGTGNKDKKPEKAALVIVANAMLNLDEVVTKN